The DNA window AAAGCAAAAAGGAAAAGCGGTTTTTGCCTTGGCAAGGGAGAGGAAGAACAATGAAAAAAGCGAAACGAATGAACGCGTTCTCCGCGTCCATTTTTGCCGAACTGGCAGCGTACCGCCAACAGCGGCGCCATCTTCATGACGAATGGATCGACTTAAGCGTCGGCAGCCCGGATTTGCCGCCGGCGCCGTTTGTGCGCGGGGCGATCGCTCGCTACGCCGAGGAGCCGAACGCCTACGGATATACATTAAAAGGCATTCGCGAATTTCACGAGGCGGTCGCCGATTACTACCGGACGGCGCACGGCGTCGTGCTGAATCCAGAGACGGAAGTGACGTATGTCATCGGGTCGCAAGACGGCCTTGTCCATTTGCCGATGGTGTTTGCTGATCCAGGCGATGTCATTTTGGTGCCGGATCCCGGATATCCAGCGTACGCCGCCGGTGTGGCCATGGCCGAAGCGGCGCCGTACTTTATGCCATTGAAGGAAGAAAACGGCTTTTTGCCTGATTTGCATGCCATTCCAGAGGAGATCGCCAAACGGGCGGCGATCATGTTTCTTAACTTTCCAGGGAATCCGGTGCCCGCCGTTGCGACCGAATCGTTTTATCGCGAAGTGGTCGAGTTTGCGAAGCGGTACGACGTGCTTGTCGTCTCTGATTTTGCTTATGGCGAGCTGTATTACGACGGAAACAAACCAGTGAGCTTTCTTTCCGTCCCCGGGGCGAAAGACGTCGGGGTGGAAATCAACTCGCTGTCCAAAAGCTATCACATGGCCGGCTGCCGAATCGGCTATTTGTGCGGCAATGCCGACGTGATTCGCGCGTTTGCCGAGTTTAAATCCAATTTGGACTACGGCATTTTTTGGCCGATTCAAAAGGCGGCTGCGGAAGCGCTTCGTTATGGCGCTGATTTTTGTGCGGAAAGCCGCGCCATCTATCAAGCGCGCCGCGATGCGTTCATTAACGGATTGGCGGAGATCGGCTGGGAAGTGGACCGTCCGCAAGCTGGCATGTTTGTTTGGGCGAAAGTCCCGGACGGCTGGACATCGCTCTCGTTTACGAAGGCGCTGATTGACCGTGCCGGGGTTGTCGTGACGCCCGGGCACGCGTTTGGGCCGAGCGGCGAAGGCTACGTGCGCATCGCCCTCGTCGAGCCGGAAGAGAAATTGCGCCGTGCCGTCGAGAAACTGCGGGCGAGCGGCTTGTTCGAGCGGCTGGCCGCTGACCGACGATAACGGAGGTGGGACGCGATGAAGCTGCCGACATGGCTTCGGAAAACGCTTGTTGCCGCGATCACCGTCTGTACGTTTGGTCTTGTGACGCCGCCCGCGTCGCTTCTTGCGGCCGAGGAGCCGCCAGCTGACGATGCGCCATCTTCCGATTGGCAACATAATGCCGCAAGTTCGGCAGCGGAGGCGGCTTCGCTCACCCGCGCCCAATTTGTCGAGCAGACGGTGGAAAAAGCGATGGCTCGGTCGCATGAAAAGTTTGGCCGCAAAATCGCTCCCGTGATTGAGGATGAGTTTCGCGCCGTCATTTTGCCGCGCATTGAGGAAGTGATCGCCGAGCTCGCCGGGCGCTATCCGGAAGAAGAGCTCCGCTATTTAGCCGTATCAGAAAATCCGTCTGGCGGGCAAGGCGAACGCATTTTCCATATTTACCGCGCCGATACGGGAGAAGATGTCATTCGCTTCCACGTCCGCCGTGAACATCCGCCGCAAGACGGGTATTGGTTCCAATTTCATTACCATACGCGCGATGACGGATTTCAAGCCCATTATGAATTAGGAAAAATTTATTGGTCAAAAAATACGCCGCCGAACTGGCGGACGTAGCAGGCCGCGGCTCTTTCCTTATTTTGCGCGTTTTTCCCCCGCTTCTTCGTATGTTATCATTTAATAGAATACGAGATTGAAAGAAGCGGGGGACAACGATGAAACGGTTACTGATTAGTTTGCTGGCGGCGCTGTTCGCCGTTCCGCTTCTGTCGCTTTCGCCGTACCCGGCTGCGCACGGCGTGCTGCTTGAAGAAAGCGGCCTTGATGTTCAGGCGGTCCCATCGCATGATGTGCTTGGCCGCATCGTCATCGTTCCGGAGGCGGACTTTTCGCCTGATGAAGCCAATGAGATGATTCGGACGCTTGCTCGTATTGACCGCCGCATTTTAGAGCGGGCGGCGAACCACCATATTTATATTCAATTGTTGACAGGCCCGATTACCGATGAACCGGCCGCCCGCCATTTGCGCGGGGAAACGCCGCGCGGCTATGCGCCGGGGTCAAAAACGTGGGATGAGGTGCCGGGCCTTGGCGGGTCGCATTTAGTGCTCGTCCGCCTCGGCCATAGCGAAAAAGGAAAAGGGCACGGCTCGGTCAACTTAGAGCTGCATGAATTTGCCCATTCGTTAGATTACATCGTCTTTGAGCGCATTCACGAAACGGACGAATTTCAAGCGATTTGGAGGGAAGAAGCGCCGCGGCTGTTTCCTGGCGAATCTTATTTTTTAACGTATCCGGAAGAGTATTTTGCTGAATCGTTCGCCTATTATTATGCAAGCGACGAGACGCGGGAAACGCTGCGGACGGCGGCGCCGAACACATACACCTTCATCCGCCAGCTGGCGGAGCGAGCCTCATAAGAAGGCTCTTTTTTTTCGTGATGAGAGCGGCGCTTTATGATATGATAAAGCGTGAGGTGAGGACATTGCGGCAATATTTGCAGCTATTGGAGGATATTTTGGAAAACGGCGTCGAAAAGGAGGACCGGACAGGTGTCGGCACGCTGTCGGTGTTCGGCCGTCAGCTGCGGTTTAATTTACAGGACGGATTCCCGCTCGTGACGACGAAAAAGTTACATATCCGCTCGATCATTTATGAACTGCTTTGGTTTTTAAAAGGAGACACCAATGTCCGCTATTTGCAGGAAAACGGCGTGACGATTTGGGATGAGTGGGCCGACGAAAACGGTGATCTTGGGCCTGTGTACGGGGCGCAATGGCGGTCATGGAAAGGGGCGGATGGGAAAACGGTCGACCAAATCGCCTGGGTCGTCGAGGAGATCAAGAGAAATCCGAACTCGCGCCGGCTGCTTGTGAGTGCCTGGAATGTGGCGGAGTTAGACGAGATGAAGCTGCCGCCGTGCCATTATGCGTTTCAGTTTTATGTGGCGGGCGGCCGGTTGTCGTGCATGTGGCAGCAGCGCTCCGTCGATACGTTTTTAGGGCTGCCGTTTAACATCGCCAGCTACGCGCTGTTGACGCATATGATCGCCGAGCAGTGCGGGCTTGATGTCGGCGAGCTCATTTTCACCGGCGGGGATGTCCACTTGTATAAAAACCATGTTGAGCAGGCCAAACTGCAGCTGACGCGCGAGCCGCGCCCGCTGCCGAAGCTCGTTATTAAACGGAAACCGCCGTCCATTTTTGACTATGAATACGACGATTTTGACATCGTCGGCTATGATCCTCATCCGGCGATTAAAGCGCCGGTGGCGGTGTAAAGGAGCGAAAGCGATGATTTCGCACATTGTGGCGATGGACGAAAATCGGGTGATCGGCAAAGACAACCGGCTGCCGTGGCATTTGCCGGCCGATTTAGCGTATTTCAAACGGGTAACGATGGGGCATGCCATCGTGATGGGGCGCAAAACGTTTGAAGCGATCGGCCGGCCGCTTCCCGGCCGGGAAAACGTCGTCGTAACGCGCAACCATCAGTTTCGCCCGGAAGGCTGCCTCGTGCTCCATTCGCTTGAGGAAGTCAAGCAATGGATTGCGGCGCGCGGTGATGAAGTGTTTGTCATCGGCGGAGCCGAGTTGTTTGAAGCGACGATGCCGATCGCCGATCGGCTGTATGTGACAAACATTTTTGCCTCGTTCCCCGGCGATACGTTTTACCCCCCTATTTCCGAAAAAGAGTGGAAAATCGCCTCCTATACGCCGGGAATCAAAGACGAACAAAATCCGTATGAGCACGCCTTTCTTATTTATGAGCGGAAAAAGCAGAATGAGCCCGATGGCCGGTAGGAGGGAAAACAGGGCGCGTGTTGCCAAGCGGCAAGGCGCGCCTTTTTGCATAGAAGCGGGGCGAAAAAGGAACGATAACCATGTACAACAATGTTGGAAATGGAGGAAGACGATGAGGCATATCGTTCCATTTATCGTCAAGCTTGCCGCTTGGAGCGTCGTTTTATTTTCGATGTTTACGATTTTTAATGCTCCGCTTTCCTTGATTTCAGTCATGACAATTATAACGGTGTTCGTTTCCTATGTCATCGGCGATCTGCTTGTGTTGCCGCGCGTTGGAAACTTTGTCGCTGCCGCCCTTGATGTGCCGCTCTCCTTTTTGCTTGTATGGCCTGTGAGCTTTGCGTTGTTTGCCCCGACAGTCAATATGGCGTATGCCGCCTTTTTCAGCTCGCTCGCCATTGGCGCGGTCGAGGCGTTTTTCCATTTGTATATGGAAAACCATGTGCTCGAAGAGGCGGGGCGGGAGGAGGCATATCGCTGGTATGATGAGGGGAGATGGGCAACGGAGTTCGCCGAGGAGCAAGAGTTCAAAAAAGAAGACGACCGGACATAACGCCGGTCGTTTTCTTATTAAAGAACAAAAAACTTTTCGAAAATTCCCTTTTCTTTTTGCGAATTTGTGATATAATCTACAAATCAAAGACAACTTAGAAAAGAAAGGGAACGAGAATATGGAACAACAACTAAAACGGAAACAAGGGGCGGTGTACGTCGAGGACATTTTGATCGCGTATCATACGCTAAAAGACGTTGTTTTCCATACGCCGCTGCAAAAAAACCCGCTTCTGTCCGAGCGCTATGGGTGCAACGTCTACTTGAAGCGCGAAGACTTGCAAGTCGTGCGTTCATTTAAGTTGCGCGGAGCGTACAACCGAATGAAGCATTTAACCGATGAGGAGCGAAGCAACGGGATCGTATGCGCCAGCGCCGGCAACCATGCCCAAGGGGTTGCCTATTCGTGCCGGGCGCTCGGGGTGCACGGAAAAATTTATATGCCGGCGACAACGCCTCGGCAAAAAGTATCGCAAGTGCAGCTGTTCGGCAAAGACATGATCGAGATCGTCCTTGTCGGCGACACGTTTGACGACTCATACAACGAGGCAGTGAAATGCGCGGAAGCGGAAGGGCGCACGTTTATCCATCCGTTTGATGACGAATACGTCATCGCCGGGCAAGGGACCATCGGTGTTGAGGTGTTAAACGACTGTGACGAACCGATCAACTTTTTGTTCGCCAGCATCGGCGGCGGCGGACTGATGGCCGGGCTGGGGACATATGTGAAAAGCATCTCGCCGGCGACCAAAGTGGTCGGCGTCGAGCCGGCCGGCGCTCCGTCGATGAAAGCGGCGCTTGAACAAGGTCATGTCGTGACGCTTGGGGAGATCGATAAGTTCATCGACGGCGCCGCGGTCAAAACGGTCGGGGAAAAAACGTTTGCCCTATGCCGGGAAGTGCTCGACGATATCGTTGTCGTTCCAGAAGGAAAAGTATGCACAACGATTTTAGAGCTGTACAACGAAAACGCCATCGTCGCCGAACCGGCGGGAGCGCTCCCGATTGCCGCCCTTGAGTTTTACAAAGAGCAAATCCGCGGCAAAACGGTTGTTTGCGTCGTGAGCGGCGGCAACAACGACATCGACCGGATGCAGGAAATTAAAGAGCGCTCGATGATTTATGAAGGGTTGCAGCACTATTTCATCGTCAACTTCCCGCAGCGGGCCGGAGCGCTGCGCGAGTTTTTAGATGAGGTGCTCGGTCCGACCGATGACATCACCCGGTTTGAATATACGAAGAAAAACAATAAAGAAAGCGGACCGGCGCTCGTCGGCATCGAGTTAAAACGGCGCGAAGACTATGCGCCGCTCATTGAACGGATGAAGAAAAAAGGGTTTCCGTTCCAGGAAGTGAATAAAGATCCGAACTTATTCCATTTGCTGATTTGAACAAAAAAGCGCGAAAAAAGTCGGAAAGATTTCGTTGTATTCCGACATACTTTTTCACCGGGTTGGTGTATAATATAAGTAAATCGGTGAAAAAGAGGATTGATATTTTGCTATTCAAAAGCCTCGAGTTTCAAAACGCGTATGGGCAGAAAGTGAAGATTATCGAAATTCCTGTATTGGAGGAAGAGAACACGTACCGATTTATGATCCAGCTTCGCTTGGAGGCGTTTATTGCCAAAGTGTACCGATCAAGGACCAACCGTTCTGTTTACTCGTTCCGGGAACACTTGAAGAAAGTGTTGAAATGGCCAATATATGAACAAATCTTTAAAGAAACGGTGTTGAAACATAACGCATAACTGCTGTTGTTTTGCCGCTCGCGGCAAAACAACTTTTTTTTGGTGGGATTTTGGCCGGTTTCATTATATAATGGAAACGAGATGGCGCCGGGCATGGGAGTGAATAAAAAACAGCCGGACGGAGAGGAAAGGCAGTTTGAATGCAAAACAATGAAGAAGAAGGATGAGCGATCAATGTGGAAACGGATCATGATGATCATCGCAGTTTGTTTGCTTGCCGCGTGCGGAAAAACGATCCCAGA is part of the Geobacillus sp. 46C-IIa genome and encodes:
- a CDS encoding LL-diaminopimelate aminotransferase; translated protein: MKKAKRMNAFSASIFAELAAYRQQRRHLHDEWIDLSVGSPDLPPAPFVRGAIARYAEEPNAYGYTLKGIREFHEAVADYYRTAHGVVLNPETEVTYVIGSQDGLVHLPMVFADPGDVILVPDPGYPAYAAGVAMAEAAPYFMPLKEENGFLPDLHAIPEEIAKRAAIMFLNFPGNPVPAVATESFYREVVEFAKRYDVLVVSDFAYGELYYDGNKPVSFLSVPGAKDVGVEINSLSKSYHMAGCRIGYLCGNADVIRAFAEFKSNLDYGIFWPIQKAAAEALRYGADFCAESRAIYQARRDAFINGLAEIGWEVDRPQAGMFVWAKVPDGWTSLSFTKALIDRAGVVVTPGHAFGPSGEGYVRIALVEPEEKLRRAVEKLRASGLFERLAADRR
- a CDS encoding YpjP family protein, with amino-acid sequence MPTWLRKTLVAAITVCTFGLVTPPASLLAAEEPPADDAPSSDWQHNAASSAAEAASLTRAQFVEQTVEKAMARSHEKFGRKIAPVIEDEFRAVILPRIEEVIAELAGRYPEEELRYLAVSENPSGGQGERIFHIYRADTGEDVIRFHVRREHPPQDGYWFQFHYHTRDDGFQAHYELGKIYWSKNTPPNWRT
- a CDS encoding toxin — translated: MKRLLISLLAALFAVPLLSLSPYPAAHGVLLEESGLDVQAVPSHDVLGRIVIVPEADFSPDEANEMIRTLARIDRRILERAANHHIYIQLLTGPITDEPAARHLRGETPRGYAPGSKTWDEVPGLGGSHLVLVRLGHSEKGKGHGSVNLELHEFAHSLDYIVFERIHETDEFQAIWREEAPRLFPGESYFLTYPEEYFAESFAYYYASDETRETLRTAAPNTYTFIRQLAERAS
- the thyA gene encoding thymidylate synthase, producing MRQYLQLLEDILENGVEKEDRTGVGTLSVFGRQLRFNLQDGFPLVTTKKLHIRSIIYELLWFLKGDTNVRYLQENGVTIWDEWADENGDLGPVYGAQWRSWKGADGKTVDQIAWVVEEIKRNPNSRRLLVSAWNVAELDEMKLPPCHYAFQFYVAGGRLSCMWQQRSVDTFLGLPFNIASYALLTHMIAEQCGLDVGELIFTGGDVHLYKNHVEQAKLQLTREPRPLPKLVIKRKPPSIFDYEYDDFDIVGYDPHPAIKAPVAV
- a CDS encoding dihydrofolate reductase, with amino-acid sequence MISHIVAMDENRVIGKDNRLPWHLPADLAYFKRVTMGHAIVMGRKTFEAIGRPLPGRENVVVTRNHQFRPEGCLVLHSLEEVKQWIAARGDEVFVIGGAELFEATMPIADRLYVTNIFASFPGDTFYPPISEKEWKIASYTPGIKDEQNPYEHAFLIYERKKQNEPDGR
- a CDS encoding YndM family protein, which codes for MRHIVPFIVKLAAWSVVLFSMFTIFNAPLSLISVMTIITVFVSYVIGDLLVLPRVGNFVAAALDVPLSFLLVWPVSFALFAPTVNMAYAAFFSSLAIGAVEAFFHLYMENHVLEEAGREEAYRWYDEGRWATEFAEEQEFKKEDDRT
- the ilvA gene encoding threonine ammonia-lyase IlvA — translated: MEQQLKRKQGAVYVEDILIAYHTLKDVVFHTPLQKNPLLSERYGCNVYLKREDLQVVRSFKLRGAYNRMKHLTDEERSNGIVCASAGNHAQGVAYSCRALGVHGKIYMPATTPRQKVSQVQLFGKDMIEIVLVGDTFDDSYNEAVKCAEAEGRTFIHPFDDEYVIAGQGTIGVEVLNDCDEPINFLFASIGGGGLMAGLGTYVKSISPATKVVGVEPAGAPSMKAALEQGHVVTLGEIDKFIDGAAVKTVGEKTFALCREVLDDIVVVPEGKVCTTILELYNENAIVAEPAGALPIAALEFYKEQIRGKTVVCVVSGGNNDIDRMQEIKERSMIYEGLQHYFIVNFPQRAGALREFLDEVLGPTDDITRFEYTKKNNKESGPALVGIELKRREDYAPLIERMKKKGFPFQEVNKDPNLFHLLI
- a CDS encoding YpmP family protein encodes the protein MLFKSLEFQNAYGQKVKIIEIPVLEEENTYRFMIQLRLEAFIAKVYRSRTNRSVYSFREHLKKVLKWPIYEQIFKETVLKHNA